The following DNA comes from Ignavibacteria bacterium.
ATTCATTCTGGTTCTTTAAGTATTTCGTGTATTCATAGACTTCCTGCTTTGGTTTATTAATCACAATCTCCCTGCCAACCTCATAATCTTTCTTGATAAATAAAGCAGCTATCAGCGGAATTGCAATGATAATTACAACGGTAATGACCAGCCATTTTAAAATTTTCATGTTTTAAAGATTTAGTTATTGGAATATTTGAACAGGAGAGCTTTTAGAAGTCCGAATTTAAACAGAGATTTACGAATTATCAATAGAAGTTGCTTGTCATACCTGCGCAATGCCGGGACTATCCTTTTCACCTCACCCCCTGACCCCCCTCTCCTAAAAGGAGAGGGGGAACTATAATTCTGAAGCTCTGGCCCTCTCTCTCCTCACAGGAGAGGGAGTTGGTGGGTGAGGTCATCAACGCTTTTCATTGCAATAACTTACTCATTTCGTTATTTTACACCACATATGGCAAAAAGACTATTTTTACTTGACGGTATGGCTCTGGCTTACAGGGCTTATTTTTCAATGATTCGCACTCCTTTGATCAACAGCAAGGGAGTGAATACTTCAGCCATTTTTGGCTTTGTAAACACGCTTAATAAGCTTATTGATGACGAAAAACCTGATTTTATTGCGGTGGCTTTCGATACTTCTGAGCCTACTTTCCGCCATAAACAGTTCCCTGATTACAAAGCTACCCGTGAAGCAATGCCGGATGACCTTCGCCCGCAAATTGGCAAGATAAAAGAGGTCATATCAGCATATAATATTCCAATGATCGAGTCACATGGCTTCGAAGCTGATGATATTATCGGTACACTTGTTAAACGCGCTGAAAAAGAAGGCGTAAAGAGCTTTATGGTGACTTCCGATAAGGATTATATGCAGCTTGTCAATAAAAATATAATGCTGTATAAGCCGGCGCGAAGCGCCCTCGGGCAGAAAGTTTCTGATGTTGAAATTATCGGAATAGACGGAGTTAAGGAAAAATTCGGTGTCGGTCCTGAAAAAGTTACTGATATTCTTGCACTTATGGGTGATAAAGTTGATAACATCCCCGGGGTAAAAGGAATTGGCGAAAAAACCGCATCAGCTTTAATACAGGAATACGGTTCCCTTGAAAATCTTTACAAAAACATAGAAAAGATCACTAAACCAAAGCTGAAAGAGAATCTCATAAACTGCAAAGCTGATGCTTTTCTTTCTAAAGAGCTTGCAACTATTCATACTGAAATGGATCTCAAGATCGATTTTCATACTCTCACATATTCAGAAAAGAATGTCGCACTCCTTGAGAAACTGTTTTCAGAATTCGAGTTTAAGTCCCTTTTAAAAAAGCTGCTTGGTGCTGCCGAGCAAAACGTAAATATACAGGCTGTATCAGTTGAAGAGCCTGCTGAAGTTGATAATAAAATTCAACATACAGGGGCTATGCAGGATATTAAAACCTTCCCGCATAAGTATTATACCATTAAAAGCGAAGCTGATTTTAAGAGGTTATGCAAAAAGCTAAAAGCGACCGATGAATTCGCATTTGATACTGAAACTACCAGCGAAAATCCAATGAATGCTAAGCTTGTCGGACTTTCATTCAGTTACGATGAAGCGGAAGCTTTTTATGTACCTCTGCTTTTTGCCGAAAATTCAGAAACCGATCTGTTTGGCAAGTCAGTATCCGCAAAAGGTAATAATGATGAAGTATTGCCGCAGCTTGACCAGGAAATTATCCTTAAAGAGCTAAAACCCGTACTTGAAGATAAAAAAGCAGCTAAGATAGGTCAAAATATCAAATATGATATGCTTGTTATGAAAAATCACGGTATCGAGCTTAAAAATGTGGGATTTGATACCATGATTGCCGCATATGTTCTGCGGCCTGAAACCAGCTATAAGATGGATAACCTTTCCGAACAGTACCTGAACTACAAATGCGTTCCTATTTCAGAGCTTATAGGTACCGGAAAAGCAGGCTCGCAGATAACAATGGACCAGGTACCATACCAGATTGCATCAGATTACGCCGCAGAAGATGCAGATGTTACGCTAAGGTTATACCACAGAATAGAATATGAGCTTAAAAAAATAAGCCTTGATAATCTGTGCCGCGATATTGAATTCCCGCTTATCGAAGTGCTGGCTGATATGGAATTCACCGGTGTAAGGGTTGATACAAAAATACTCGGCGATATCAACGAAGAGCTTAAGAAAGCCGAAAAACGGCTTGAGAAGGAAATATATAAAGAAGCAGGGGTTGAGTTCAATATCAATTCAACCAAACAGCTCTCTGATATACTTTTTAACAAGCTTCAGCTTGCAGCTAAAAAGAAAATTAAAACCGGATTTTCAACTGATACCAAGGTGCTGGAGGAGCTTAGAAATGAACATCCCATTGCGCTTAAGCTGCTTGATTACAGGACAGTTACAAAGCTTCGCTCAACTTATACTGAGGGATTACTTGATATCATAAATAAGCGCACTGGCAAGATACATACCAGCTACAATCAGACTGTCGCAGCCACAGGCAGGTTATCAAGCGCAAACCCGAACCTGCAGAATATTCCCATCAGAA
Coding sequences within:
- the polA gene encoding DNA polymerase I, with product MAKRLFLLDGMALAYRAYFSMIRTPLINSKGVNTSAIFGFVNTLNKLIDDEKPDFIAVAFDTSEPTFRHKQFPDYKATREAMPDDLRPQIGKIKEVISAYNIPMIESHGFEADDIIGTLVKRAEKEGVKSFMVTSDKDYMQLVNKNIMLYKPARSALGQKVSDVEIIGIDGVKEKFGVGPEKVTDILALMGDKVDNIPGVKGIGEKTASALIQEYGSLENLYKNIEKITKPKLKENLINCKADAFLSKELATIHTEMDLKIDFHTLTYSEKNVALLEKLFSEFEFKSLLKKLLGAAEQNVNIQAVSVEEPAEVDNKIQHTGAMQDIKTFPHKYYTIKSEADFKRLCKKLKATDEFAFDTETTSENPMNAKLVGLSFSYDEAEAFYVPLLFAENSETDLFGKSVSAKGNNDEVLPQLDQEIILKELKPVLEDKKAAKIGQNIKYDMLVMKNHGIELKNVGFDTMIAAYVLRPETSYKMDNLSEQYLNYKCVPISELIGTGKAGSQITMDQVPYQIASDYAAEDADVTLRLYHRIEYELKKISLDNLCRDIEFPLIEVLADMEFTGVRVDTKILGDINEELKKAEKRLEKEIYKEAGVEFNINSTKQLSDILFNKLQLAAKKKIKTGFSTDTKVLEELRNEHPIALKLLDYRTVTKLRSTYTEGLLDIINKRTGKIHTSYNQTVAATGRLSSANPNLQNIPIRTEIGRSLRKAFVPDKKGNVILSADYSQIELRIMAHLSGDENMIKAFEKKKDIHTETAAKVFKVKLDKVDANMRRKAKEVNFGLIYGIQAFGLSQRLNIDQREARDIIQSYFANFPTINNWLEKTKEFARKKGYTETLAGRRRYLPNINNSNSVVRQRDERIAINMPVQGTAADMIKIAMIDIYNEFNKKKLKSKMILQVHDELVFDCEKSELDTVKKIVQNKMKNAIKMNVPIEVEMGEGINWYEAHA